The segment TCCTCGCAGCATTACAGACAGCTGCTAATGAGATTCTCGGGTATTGTTCTTACCAGTTCTTTCCTGGGATTTTGCAAGACACACATGCCCAAACCGGTCATTTTATTCTTAGTGAGGAAAATGTCCTTCCACAATAAGTATACATCTGGATCATTAGAGAAATGACCACTAATGGACGTCAATACTGATTTTTGAAATACCATAACAtttaagaacatttaaaaatctaTGGGGATAAGGCCAACATTCATCAGTGCTATAAGTATATGGAATGACTGACACAGAATctcttgccttccctttgtccataACAGGCAGGGCTCGtgactttaagaaaaaaacttcattAGAATATGAGTTtattagttttcttttgtttttgttatgtttGGGTTTTTACTTTCCCAACAGCAGCTATTAATGATGTGTTCTTACCTGTTTTTCATAAGTCGCAGCTCTCTCTTGCGCGTTGCCTCTTCTGCCAGTTGCTGAGGACTATGCAGAGCCCCTGGGGAGGCTGCCATTACCACTCCCTGAGGTAAGTTAGTAGTGGGAGTCCGAAGCTGGTAAGATGGCATGTCTCCAGTGGCAGCTGTATTAAAGAATCATACGTAAAACTTAATGGCAAAAAAGAACTACACAAAAGTCCCTCTAGAAAGAAGAGGTTTCTGTTGATGAGTTACCCATGATCCCTACTACAAAAAGAATCTCACAGGCCTCCAATATCACAACTACGTGCATTATCTTTCTAGCTTTCATTTCTATACTCTAAAATGAATCACCTAAACTGATCTAGCATGCGGTCCCACCAGCCAGCCAGAATGAGGCTTGTGAAAGCTTCTACTTGGCTCTTTGCAAACAACACAGGGAAGAGTGTTTGAGAAATGCTGTCAGAGCATCCACTCTAATTTCCTGTTAGTACAATTCTACAAAAAGATGGTCCTCCTAGCACAGCCAATGGGGGTGATATGCTATGGCTGTCCTCTAATAGCTGGCACAGTAGTcagctttctcctcttctgtgACAGCACCAGCCCTGCCAGCAATCTGGCAGCTCTTGGAAAACTggtgagagctgctgctgacaaaatgaaaaggaacacaTGTGCACAGTGAACAGAAGCACATTCCCTGAGCAGGAGGACCACACATGGGATGCTGAGGCACTAACAGGCAAGAGAAAGGAGTGGCTGTTACACAGGAAGAGGTGCAGCCATGCAGTAAAGGAGAGTGCAAAAGTTCACCCCGTGAGCCTGCCAATTTTGAGCTCTCCCATGCTAAATGTAGATCTGAAATCTGATCTGCAAATCAGAACCGATACCTTTCTGATATACGCACCTCgtttctgtatttctaaaatactttGTTCCTACACTATGCGTTCCAACTTTCAAGCACTGTGAGTATCCCATGTGCCTGTCTTATCtgacatagaaaaaaaaataatcaaaaaatgTATCCCCCTAAAATTTTAAGCAAGAATTTGCCCACTCAACTTCTAAGTATTTCATACCATCAAATAACACAACGTCCACTTCtgtcataaaaataattaaatataaaagaaaatttcaggGGCTGCTATACTCATTTCATACTTAAAGCAGTATTAAAGTGTCAGCAAAACacattgcaaaaataaaatcattgaatcacaggatggcttgggttggaagtgacatTAAAGATCAATTAGCTCCAACCCCCCGCTGTGGGCAGACAAAAACAGTTTGGGGAAGCTGGCAAGTAGAGCAGTAAAGAGGCATAATTGAacatcaggagaaaaaaatgaaccaaaTCCAAATCATCaacttaaaaatgtatatatctATATGCTATTAATCTTCTAAAGTTTGTGCACTGTGTTGAGTCACAGCCACACCTCAAACCCCCCCACCAGCTTCAGCAGCCTGCCCCCccctcacagcccagcaggTCACAGgggtgcagagctgccagctcagctGCGGCGGGGAGCTGatctgct is part of the Gallus gallus isolate bGalGal1 chromosome 2, bGalGal1.mat.broiler.GRCg7b, whole genome shotgun sequence genome and harbors:
- the CREM gene encoding cAMP-responsive element modulator isoform X6, encoding MPSYQLRTPTTNLPQGVVMAASPGALHSPQQLAEEATRKRELRLMKNREAARECRRKKKEYVKCLENRVAVLENQNKTLIEELKALKDLYCHKAE